A region from the Kryptolebias marmoratus isolate JLee-2015 linkage group LG9, ASM164957v2, whole genome shotgun sequence genome encodes:
- the LOC108243029 gene encoding protocadherin beta-16-like: MGRCCLLVVLVCVLLTAVTPLLAYISDKKGRRRPLCLQFWCSFELGRDIFFFSFQIRGFLNICQFCSKDFRWFKVIIWGACCFLLPTFVQTMRRQVLLFVLFLSCSSVFGQVSYSVPEEMSTGSLVGNIAQDLGLDVERLKSGNGRVYSGDSREYIELNAERGLLLVRERIDREALCPETTPCALHFQIVLENPMEFYSVTVEIKDINDNAPTFEKSEIKFIISESAVVGAKFDLERAVDLDVGTNGLQTYVLKPSDHCMLKLHNQADGTKNVEMVLEKPLDREKNEFLSLVLTAVDGGEPHMSGTMQILITVLDVNDNAPVFTQKTYKGTVTENSPKGTTVTSVTATDADHGLNSKITYSITNTLDDVRQIFEVNEKNGEMRLIGGLDYEKKKHFQINVRARDNGGLTDSCKIIVEVVDINDNEPTIKIMSKSAVISESAIPDTVVTMINIQDPDSGENGKVQCSVHDHIPFILKTTSNNFYSLVTDSELDRERASEYNITVSCSDEGVPSLSSSVTLTLQISDVNDNAPVFDKSSYEACIVENNTPGLSIFTVKATDADWNQNARVSYILEDSSVNGVPVSSYVSVSADSGVIHAVRSLDYEQINAVKQRLTVIVEDNGQPSRSATVIVNVAVADSFPEVLSEFTDSPHDKEYKDTLTFYLVLALAVVSFLFITCLVVIISVKIYRWRQSRILFHSKLPVIPYYPPRYSDTLGTGTLQHVYNYEVCRTTDSRKSDCKFGTAGSQNVLIRDPSSTGMIQRIQSDKSILDQPDSPLEVSHMRDISLFLSEKQYE; this comes from the exons ATGGGCCGCTGTTGCCTTCTGGTTGTACTCGTATGTGTACTGTTAACAGCAGTAACGCCTCTTCTTGCTTACATATCAGACAAAAAGGGCAGGCGTCGACCACTTTGTCTTCAATTCTGGTGCTCCTTTGAATTAGGACgagacatattttttttctcatttcaaatTCGAGGATTCTTAAATATATGTCAATTTTGCTCGAAGGATTTTCGATGGTTTAAAGTTATTATTTGGGGAGCTTGTTGTTTTCTCCTACCGACTTTTGTTCAAACAATGAGACGGCAAGTACTGCTCttcgttttatttttgtcctgtagTTCAGTTTTCGGACAGGTGAGCTACTCTGTTCCCGAGGAAATGTCGACAGGCTCGTTAGTCGGTAACATAGCTCAGGATTTAGGTTTGGATGTTGAACGTCTGAAGTCGGGAAACGGCCGTGTTTATTCCGGGGACAGCAGAGAATACATCGAGCTGAATGCGGAGAGAGGACTCCTCCTCGTCAGAGAAAGAATAGACAGAGAGGCGCTCTGCCCTGAAACCACACCGTGCGCTCTGCATTTTCAGATCGTGCTGGAGAATCCTATGGAATTTTACAGCGTCACAGTTGAAATAAAAGACATCAACGACAACGCACCGACCTTTGAAAagagtgaaattaaatttataatTAGCGAGTCTGCTGTTGTCGGGGCAAAATTTGATTTGGAGAGAGCTGTGGATTTGGATGTGGGCACGAATGGTCTCCAAACATATGTTCTTAAACCGAGTGATCATTGTATGCTTAAGCTGCACAATCAAGCTGATGGAACAAAGAACGTAGAAATGGTTCTAGAGAAGCCTCTagatagagaaaaaaatgagttcTTGTCGTTAGTGCTGACGGCTGTAGATGGAGGAGAACCGCACATGTCCGGAACAATGCAGATTCTTATTACTGTATTAGATGTTAATGACAATGCCCCTGTTTTTACACAGAAGACATATAAAGGCACAGTTACTGAAAATTCCCCAAAGGGCACCACTGTGACTTCTGTCACTGCGACAGATGCTGATCACggtttaaacagtaaaataacatACTCGATTACAAATACTTTAGATGATGTCAGACAGATTTTTGAAGTAAACGAAAAAAACGGTGAAATGAGATTGATAGGTGGTTTGGATTATGAGAAGAAAAAGCATTTTCAGATTAACGTGCGCGCCAGAGATAACGGAGGACTCACGGATTCCTGCAAAATTATAGTTGAAGTTGTGGATATTAATGATAATGAGCcaacaattaaaataatgtcaaaatCAGCTGTGATATCAGAGAGTGCAATACCCGATACAGTAGTGACAATGATTAACATTCAAGATCCAGACTCAGGTGAAAATGGTAAGGTTCAGTGTTCCGTACACGATCATATTCCTTTTATTCTTAAAACGACGTCAAATAATTTTTACAGTTTAGTTACGGACAGTGAGTTAGACAGAGAAAGAGCTTCAGAGTATAATATCACAGTGAGCTGCTCTGATGAAGGAGTCCCCTCCCTCTCCAGCAGCGTCACTCTCACTTTACAGATCTCTGATGTAAATGACAACGCACCTGTCTTTGACAAGAGCTCATATGAGGCCTGCATTGTAGAAAACAACACGCCAGGTCTCTCTATATTCACAGTAAAAGCCACAGACGCTGACTGGAACCAAAATGCCCGTGTTTCTTACATACTGGAGGACTCCTCTGTTAACGGAGTGCCAGTTTCATCATATGTGTCGGTTAGTGCTGATAGTGGCGTCATCCATGCAGTGCGCTCTTTGGATTACGAGCAGATCA ATGCtgtgaaacaaagactgacTGTTATAGTGGAGGACAACGGGCAGCCGTCTCGTTCAGCTACAGTCATTGTTAACGTGGCGGTGGCGGACAGCTTCCCTGAAGTGCTGTCGGAGTTCACTGACTCTCCACACGACAAGGAGTACAAAGACACGCTGACTTTTTACTTAGTGTTGGCTTTGGCTGTAGtttccttcctcttcatcacctgtTTAGTGGTCATTATCTCAGTGAAGATCTACAGATGGAGACAGTCTCGCATCCTGTTTCACTCCAAGCTCCCTGTCATTCCATATTATCCGCCACGTTACTCGGACACTTTAGGGACAGGGACTCTCCAACATGTGTACAATTACGAGGTGTGCAGGACGACCGACTCCAGAAAGAGTGACTGTAAGTTCGGCACAGCTGGTAGTCAGAACGTGCTGATAAGGGATCCAAGTTCTACAGGGATGATACAGCGGATACAGAGTGACAAGAGCATCCTGGATCAACCTGACTCTCCTTTAGAGGTTAGTCATATGAGGGatattagtctttttttgtccGAAAAACAGTATGAATGA
- the LOC108243027 gene encoding protocadherin gamma-A11-like, which produces MRIGHTMKVQVLLFVSVLSLGSVHSQVSYSIPEEMLKGSLVGNMAKDFGLDVERLKSGKARIFSRDGDKYVELNKERGVLLIKNRIDREALCAETTPCALHFQIILENPMEFYSVTVEVTDVNDNPPSFDKTDVKFKISESAVRGAKFILDRAVDLDVGVNGLQTYKLEPTENFVLRLHSQADGTKNVEMVLEKALDREKQEHLSLVLTALDGGEPQMTGTMQILITVLDANDNAPILTQSIYKASVRENSPVGTVVMTVTATDADEGSNGKIAYSTSSTLDNARGLFEINPESGEIRLKGNVDYEKARSFQINIRASDYGGLVDSCKVMIDVIDVNDNKPDIQIMSKSNVISEDAKLGTVVTMINIEDADSGENGKVHCSINNDIPFVMKATTENFYTLMTDSELDRERAYEYNITVSCSDEGVPSLSSSVTLSLQISDVNDNAPVFDRSSYEAYIVENNTPGLSIFTVKATDADWKQNARVSYILEDSSVNGVPVSSYVSVSADSGIIHAVRSLDYEQIKDFQFRVKAQDGGSPPLSSNVTVKILIQDQNDNPPQPDKES; this is translated from the exons ATGCGGATCGGACACACAATGAAAGTGCAAGTACTGCTGTTTGTCTCGGTCCTCTCCCTCGGCTCGGTGCACAGTCAGGTCAGCTACTCCATTCCGGAGGAAATGCTTAAAGGTTCTTTAGTTGGTAATATGGCTAAAGATTTTGGTTTAGACGTTGAAAGACTAAAGTCCGGCAAAGCTCGCATATTTAGCCGAGACGGTGACAAATATGTTGAGCTGAATAAAGAAAGAGGCGTCCTgctcattaaaaacagaatcgACAGAGAGGCGCTTTGTGCAGAGACGACACCTTGTGCGTTAcattttcagatcattttagaAAATCCCATGGAGTTTTACAGTGTGACTGTAGAGGTTACAGATGTTAATGACAACCCACCCTCGTTCGATAAAActgatgttaaatttaaaatcagtgagTCTGCAGTCCGTGgagctaaatttattttagatcGCGCCGTTGATCTAGATGTGGGTGTGAACGGATTGCAGACATATAAGCTTGAGCCGACGGAGAATTTTGTTCTTAGGTTACACAGTCAGGCAGACGGGACAAAGAACGTTGAAATGGTTTTAGAGAAAGCTCTcgacagagaaaaacaggagcACCTTTCTTTGGTTCTGACTGCGCTCGATGGCGGAGAGCCGCAGATGACAGGAACAATGCAGATCCTGATCACTGTGTTGGACGCTAACGACAATGCTCCAATTCTTACACAGTCTATCTATAAGGCTTCAGTCAGAGAAAATTCACCGGTAGGAACAGTTGTAATGACAGTCACTGCTACAGATGCAGACGAAGGCTCGAACGGTAAAATAGCATATTCAACATCCAGTACATTAGATAATGCTCGTggattatttgaaataaatcctGAAAGTGGTGAGATTCGACTTAAAGGAAATGTTGATTATGAAAAAGCTCGATCATTCCAGATAAACATCCGTGCTAGTGATTACGGCGGACTGGTTGATTCATGTAAAGTGATGATTGACGTCATAGACGTGAATGACAATAAACCAGATATCCAGATTATGTCAAAATCAAATGTGATATCAGAGGATGCAAAACTTGGTACTGTGGTGACGATGATAAACATAGAAGATGCAGACTCAGGTGAGAACGGGAAGGTTCATTGTTCCATTAATAATGATATTCCTTTTGTGATGAAGGCAACAACGGaaaatttttatactttaatgACAGACAGTGAGTTAGACAGAGAGAGAGCCTATGAGTATAATATCACAGTGAGCTGCTCTGATGAAGGAGTCCCCTCCCTCTCCAGTAGCGTCACTCTCAGCTTACAGATATCTGATGTGAATGACAACGCACCTGTCTTTGACAGGAGCTCATATGAGGCGTACATTGTAGAAAACAACACACCAGGTCTCTCCATATTCACAGTGAAAGCTACAGACGCTGACTGGAAGCAGAATGCCCGTGTTTCTTACATACTGGAGGACTCCTCTGTTAACGGAGTGCCAGTTTCATCATATGTGTCGGTTAGTGCTGATAGTGGCATCATCCATGCAGTGCGCTCTTTGGACTATGAGCAGATCAAAGATTTCCAGTTCCGCGTCAAGGCGCAGGATGGAGGCTCTCCTCCACTCAGCAGCAACGTGACTGTGAAAATCCTGATCCAGGACCAGAACGATAACCCACCTCAG CCCGACAAAGAGAGCTAA